In one window of Neofelis nebulosa isolate mNeoNeb1 chromosome 15, mNeoNeb1.pri, whole genome shotgun sequence DNA:
- the LOC131496063 gene encoding olfactory receptor 6N2, translating into MRPLNKFKNTIKRNEVLSWAWRSPPLSFFSFPSPPQPPMERRNHSSLAEFVFLGFPKVGHVRGWLFALLLLAYLFTFCGNLLTFLAIRLNAALHTPMYHFVSILSLLELWYTATTIPNMLANLLREKKTISFAGCLLQTYFFHSLGASECYLLTAMAYDRYLAICRPLHYPAVMTPTLCGKLAAGCWTCGFLCPISEVILVSQLPFCGYNEVQHIFCDFPPLLSLACKDTSTNVLVDFAINAVIILITFLFIMVSYGRIISAVLKIKTAEGRKKALSTCASHLTVVLIFFGSIIFMYVRLKKSYSLTLDRTLAVVYSVLTPLVNPIIYSLRNKELIKAIKRTICQKSGRAHH; encoded by the coding sequence atgcggcctttaaataaatttaaaaacacaataaagagaaatgaagtgtTGAGTTGGGCTTGGCGGTCACCTCCACTcagtttcttctccttcccttccccaccccagcctcccatGGAACGGAGAAACCATTCGAGCCTGGCTGAGTTCGTGTTCCTTGGTTTCCCCAAAGTGGGACATGTCAGGGGCTGGCTTTTTGCCCTGTTGCTGTTGGCATATCTGTTCACTTTCTGCGGCAACTTGCTCACCTTCTTGGCCATACGACTGAACGCAGCCCTCCACACACCCATGTACCACTTTGTCAGTATACTCTCCTTATTGGAACTGTGGTATACGGCCACTACCATCCCCAACATGCTAGCCAATCTTCTCCGTGAGAAGAAGACCATTTCTTTTGCTGGATGCCTCCTTCAGACCTACTTCTTCCACTCTCTAGGGGCCTCTGAATGCTACCTTCTTACAGCCATGGCCTATGACCGATACCTGGCCATTTGCCGACCCCTCCACTACCCTGCAGTTATGACCCCGACACTCTGTGGCAAGTTGGCTGCTGGTTGTTGGACTTGTGGCTTCCTGTGTCCCATTTCTGAAGTCATCCTGGTCTCCCAGCTCCCCTTTTGTGGCTATAATGAAGTTCAACACATCTTCTGTGACTTCCCACCTCTGCTGAGCCTGGCCTGCAAGGACACATCCACTAATGTCCTCGTGGACTTTGCTATCAATGCTGTCATCATCCTTATCACCTTCCTCTTTATTATGGTTTCTTATGGAAGAATCATCAGTGCTGTACTGAAGAtaaaaacagcagaaggaagaaagaaggcccTCTCTACCTGTGCGTCACATCTCACTGTGGTGCTCATCTTTTTTGGGAGTATCATTTTCATGTATGTGCGCCTAAAGAAGAGCTATTCCCTGACCCTTGACCGGACACTTGCTGTAGTCTACTCTGTACTAACACCACTCGTCAACCCAATTATCTACAGTCTTCGTAACAAGGAACTCATTAAGGCCATCAAGAGGACCATCTGCCAGAAGTCAGGAAGGGCTCACCATTGA